From Desulfuromonas soudanensis, the proteins below share one genomic window:
- a CDS encoding Maf family protein yields MRTLVLASTSPYRMQLLRQLGLPFHVAAPLYKETMDQSVAPELLVKHLACHKAASLRERYPESLIIGADQVFVNARGQILGKPQTAAKAVQQLREMSGRSHVFYTGLSVFDAASGEALTDVSTYTVTLRTLSEGAIADYVARENPVDCAGSFKIEGLGIALMEKMEGDDYTTLIGLPLILLTDLLLHFGVEILPGGGGR; encoded by the coding sequence ATGCGCACCCTCGTACTTGCCTCGACCAGCCCCTACCGCATGCAGCTGCTGCGCCAGCTCGGCCTCCCTTTTCATGTGGCGGCGCCCCTCTACAAGGAAACCATGGACCAGTCGGTGGCCCCGGAACTGCTGGTGAAGCATCTGGCCTGTCACAAGGCGGCCAGCCTCCGGGAGCGCTATCCCGAGTCATTGATCATCGGCGCCGACCAGGTGTTCGTCAACGCCCGGGGACAAATCCTCGGCAAGCCGCAGACCGCCGCGAAGGCGGTGCAGCAGCTTCGGGAGATGAGCGGTCGAAGCCACGTCTTTTATACCGGGCTCTCGGTTTTCGATGCCGCCAGCGGCGAAGCCCTCACCGACGTCTCCACCTACACCGTCACCCTGCGCACCCTCTCGGAGGGGGCGATCGCCGATTACGTCGCCCGCGAAAATCCCGTCGACTGCGCCGGATCCTTCAAGATCGAGGGGCTCGGTATCGCCCTCATGGAAAAGATGGAGGGGGATGACTACACCACCCTCATCGGCCTGCCGTTGATCCTCCTCACCGATCTCCTTCTTCATTTCGGCGTCGAAATTCTGCCGGGTGGCGGGGGGAGGTAA
- the dnaE gene encoding DNA polymerase III subunit alpha: protein MEHAGFVHLHLHSQYSLLDGAIKIGDLVQRAKECRMPALAVTDHGNMFGAVEFYLKASSAGIKPIIGCEIYVAPGSRFDKGNARGSSEASNHLVLLCQNLVGYRNLCHLVSAAYREGFYYKPRVDWELLATHNKGLIALTACLGGEIPTLIGMNRGEQALERTREMARVFDDNRLFLELQENFLPEQTPVNKGLIEISRELQLPLVATNDCHYLTRQDAYAHEVLLCIQTGKTMDDPNRMRFSNNEFYVKTPEEMTHLFQHVPEAIRNTVEIAERCNLELDFKTYHFPQYEKPADKSLDDVLEEMSRRGLEERLKDIRRLRPAFSAEEEKGYQERLNIELDCIRQMGFPGYFLIVADFINWAKDQNIPVGPGRGSAAGSLVAFAVRITDIDPMPYNLLFERFLNPERVSMPDIDVDFCIYGRERVIEYVRQHYGETNVAQIITFGTMQAKGVLRDVGRALNIAYGEVDRIAKLVPTVLNITLKEALQQEPKLKDLVDKDPKVKELFSIALALEGLTRHASTHAAGVVVTPRPLPEYLPLYTDPKSGGQVTQFAMSYVEKIGLVKFDFLGLKTLTVIDNAVRLIHHVKDPAFDLRLITDDDAETYRLLSAGETTGVFQLESSGMKELLIKLKPSCFEDIIAICALYRPGPLGSGMVDDFIQRKHGKKAITYDFPQLEPILKDTYGVIVYQEQVMLIAQVLGGYSLGGADLLRRAMGKKKAEEMAKERAKFVAGARENKLDPKKAEGVFDLMEKFAAYGFNKSHSAAYALIAYQTAFLKAHYPVEFMAALLTEDMENTDKVLKNISEVRSMGIEVLPPDINASDRTFTVHDRSMRFGLGAVKGVGSAALESIIEVRSAGPYTTLYDFCERVDLRKVNKKVLEALVKCGAFDSLGGKRSQYMAALEEAMEVGQKVQKEKAQGQESLFGHEEIISTSGNGYGQLPAMDEWAEKILLAFEKESLGFYITGHPLSRHAAAIKRFATCDTAGLIERSDKEEVRVCGIVAGMKELTTKKGDRMAFVTLEDLSGSVEMVVFPETYLAASELLKGEEPLLVTGTLDISEETVKLMANEVLSLREVKDRLTKRVHFRLSTPGLDEGQLRALRQIMERHRGNCEGVVHLVIPNRSETLIVLPEGLKVSASDEIMDDSEKLFGYNVVTFE, encoded by the coding sequence ATGGAACACGCCGGTTTCGTCCACTTACATCTGCACAGCCAGTACAGCCTCCTCGACGGCGCCATCAAGATCGGCGATCTGGTGCAGCGCGCCAAGGAGTGCCGGATGCCGGCGTTGGCCGTCACCGATCATGGCAACATGTTCGGCGCCGTGGAGTTCTACCTCAAGGCCTCCAGTGCCGGGATCAAGCCGATCATCGGCTGCGAGATCTACGTCGCACCGGGGTCGCGCTTCGACAAGGGGAACGCCCGCGGCTCCTCGGAGGCGTCCAACCACCTCGTCCTCCTCTGCCAGAACCTCGTTGGCTACCGTAACCTCTGTCATCTGGTCTCGGCCGCCTACCGCGAGGGATTCTATTACAAGCCCCGGGTCGACTGGGAACTGCTGGCGACCCACAACAAGGGGCTGATCGCCCTGACGGCCTGTCTCGGCGGCGAAATCCCCACGCTCATCGGCATGAACCGCGGCGAGCAGGCTCTGGAGCGGACCCGGGAGATGGCCCGGGTTTTTGACGACAATCGTCTCTTTCTCGAGTTGCAGGAGAACTTCCTCCCCGAGCAGACGCCCGTCAACAAGGGGCTGATCGAGATCTCCCGCGAGCTGCAGCTGCCGCTGGTCGCCACCAACGACTGTCATTACCTGACCCGCCAGGACGCCTACGCCCACGAAGTCCTGCTGTGCATCCAGACCGGCAAGACCATGGACGATCCGAACCGGATGCGTTTTTCCAATAATGAGTTCTATGTCAAAACCCCGGAGGAGATGACCCATCTCTTCCAGCACGTCCCCGAGGCGATCAGGAACACCGTCGAGATCGCCGAGCGCTGCAATCTGGAACTCGATTTCAAGACCTACCACTTTCCCCAGTATGAAAAACCCGCCGACAAGAGCCTCGACGACGTCCTCGAGGAGATGTCCCGCCGGGGGCTGGAGGAGCGGCTGAAGGACATCCGCCGCTTGCGTCCTGCCTTCAGCGCCGAGGAGGAAAAGGGGTACCAGGAACGCCTGAATATCGAACTGGACTGCATCCGGCAGATGGGCTTTCCCGGTTATTTTCTCATCGTCGCCGACTTCATCAACTGGGCCAAGGATCAGAACATCCCCGTCGGACCGGGACGCGGCAGCGCCGCCGGCAGCCTGGTCGCCTTTGCCGTCCGCATCACCGACATCGATCCGATGCCCTACAACCTCCTCTTCGAGCGGTTCCTGAATCCGGAGCGCGTTTCGATGCCGGATATCGACGTCGACTTCTGCATCTACGGCCGTGAGCGGGTCATCGAATACGTGCGCCAGCATTACGGCGAGACCAACGTCGCCCAGATCATCACCTTCGGCACCATGCAGGCCAAGGGCGTGCTGCGCGACGTCGGTCGGGCCCTGAACATCGCCTACGGCGAGGTCGACAGAATCGCCAAGCTCGTCCCCACGGTTCTCAATATCACTCTCAAGGAAGCCCTTCAGCAGGAACCGAAACTCAAGGATCTGGTGGACAAGGATCCCAAGGTCAAGGAACTCTTTTCCATCGCCCTGGCCCTCGAAGGGCTGACCCGTCACGCCTCGACCCATGCCGCCGGCGTGGTCGTCACCCCCAGGCCGCTCCCCGAGTACCTCCCCCTCTACACCGATCCCAAGTCGGGGGGGCAGGTGACCCAGTTCGCCATGAGCTATGTGGAGAAGATCGGACTGGTCAAGTTCGATTTCCTCGGGCTCAAGACGCTGACGGTCATCGACAACGCGGTACGGCTGATTCACCATGTCAAGGACCCCGCCTTCGATCTGAGGCTGATCACCGACGACGATGCGGAGACCTACCGTCTCCTGTCGGCGGGGGAAACGACCGGCGTCTTCCAGCTCGAATCCTCGGGGATGAAGGAGCTGCTGATCAAGCTCAAGCCCTCCTGCTTTGAAGACATCATCGCCATCTGCGCCCTCTACCGCCCCGGACCCCTGGGGTCGGGGATGGTCGACGACTTCATTCAGCGCAAGCACGGCAAGAAGGCGATCACCTACGATTTCCCCCAGCTCGAGCCGATCCTCAAGGATACCTACGGGGTCATCGTCTATCAGGAGCAGGTCATGCTCATCGCCCAGGTCCTCGGCGGCTACAGCCTCGGCGGAGCCGACCTGCTGCGCCGGGCGATGGGAAAGAAGAAGGCCGAGGAGATGGCCAAGGAGCGGGCCAAGTTCGTGGCCGGCGCCAGGGAAAACAAACTCGACCCGAAGAAGGCCGAAGGGGTCTTCGACCTGATGGAGAAGTTTGCCGCCTACGGCTTCAACAAGTCCCACTCGGCCGCCTACGCCCTGATTGCCTACCAGACCGCCTTTCTCAAGGCCCATTACCCCGTGGAGTTCATGGCGGCGCTCCTCACCGAGGATATGGAAAACACTGACAAGGTGCTCAAGAATATTTCCGAGGTCCGTTCCATGGGGATCGAGGTTCTCCCTCCGGATATCAACGCCTCGGACCGCACCTTTACCGTCCATGACCGCTCCATGCGCTTCGGCCTCGGCGCCGTCAAGGGGGTCGGCTCGGCGGCTCTCGAGTCGATCATCGAAGTCCGGAGTGCGGGTCCCTACACGACCCTTTACGATTTCTGCGAACGGGTCGATCTGCGCAAGGTCAACAAGAAGGTCCTCGAGGCCCTGGTCAAGTGCGGCGCCTTCGACTCCCTCGGCGGCAAGCGCTCCCAGTACATGGCGGCACTCGAAGAGGCGATGGAGGTCGGGCAGAAGGTCCAGAAGGAGAAGGCGCAGGGACAGGAATCCCTCTTCGGCCACGAGGAGATCATCTCCACTTCGGGCAACGGCTACGGCCAGCTGCCGGCCATGGACGAGTGGGCGGAAAAAATCCTTCTCGCCTTCGAGAAGGAATCCCTCGGTTTCTATATCACCGGCCACCCCCTCTCCCGCCATGCCGCGGCCATCAAGCGTTTTGCCACCTGCGACACCGCTGGGCTGATCGAACGCAGCGACAAGGAGGAGGTGCGGGTCTGCGGCATCGTCGCCGGGATGAAGGAGCTGACCACCAAAAAGGGGGACCGGATGGCCTTCGTCACCCTCGAGGACCTTTCGGGCTCCGTCGAAATGGTTGTCTTTCCCGAGACTTATCTCGCCGCCTCCGAACTCCTCAAGGGGGAGGAGCCGCTCCTAGTCACCGGAACCCTGGATATCTCCGAGGAAACGGTCAAATTGATGGCCAACGAGGTCCTGTCCCTGCGCGAGGTCAAGGATCGCCTCACCAAAAGGGTTCATTTCCGTCTGAGCACCCCCGGCCTCGACGAAGGCCAGCTGCGGGCCCTGCGTCAGATCATGGAACGCCACCGCGGCAACTGCGAGGGGGTCGTTCATCTGGTGATCCCCAACCGCAGCGAAACCCTGATCGTCCTGCCGGAGGGGCTCAAGGTGAGCGCTTCCGACGAAATCATGGATGACAGCGAAAAGCTTTTCGGCTATAACGTTGTGACCTTCGAATAA
- the accA gene encoding acetyl-CoA carboxylase carboxyl transferase subunit alpha, protein MQFYLDFEKPLVELEQKIRELREYSTEKVDFSGEIKKLEKKTEKLREEIFANLTRWQRTQLARHINRPFTLDYIQHIFTDWFEVHGDRNFRDDPALVCGFARFDNEPCVVIGHQKGRDTKEKVYRNFGMPNPEGYRKALRVMKMAEQFGLPIFTFVDTPGAFPGIGAEERGQAEAIARNLREMASLTVPVIVTITGEGGSGGALAIAVGNRVLMMEYSVYAVISPEGCAAILWGDGSQGNVAAEALKLTATDIDELGCVIDDVVPEPLGGAHNDIPGAAVSLKVYLKKHLLELKALSPEELVEQRYQKFRAMSRIQE, encoded by the coding sequence ATGCAATTCTATCTGGACTTTGAAAAACCTCTCGTCGAGCTGGAACAGAAAATCCGCGAGCTCCGGGAATATTCCACAGAGAAGGTCGACTTTTCCGGCGAGATTAAAAAACTGGAAAAAAAGACCGAAAAGCTCCGTGAGGAGATCTTTGCCAACCTGACCCGCTGGCAGCGTACCCAGTTGGCTCGCCATATCAACCGCCCCTTCACCCTCGATTACATTCAGCACATCTTCACCGACTGGTTCGAGGTGCACGGCGACCGCAACTTCCGCGACGATCCGGCCCTGGTCTGCGGCTTTGCCCGCTTTGATAACGAGCCCTGCGTGGTCATCGGTCATCAGAAAGGGCGCGACACCAAGGAGAAGGTCTATCGCAATTTCGGCATGCCCAATCCCGAAGGGTACCGCAAGGCGCTGCGCGTCATGAAGATGGCTGAGCAGTTCGGCCTGCCGATCTTTACCTTCGTAGACACCCCCGGGGCCTTTCCCGGGATCGGCGCCGAGGAACGCGGCCAGGCCGAAGCCATTGCCCGCAATCTCCGGGAGATGGCCTCGCTGACGGTTCCGGTCATCGTCACCATCACCGGCGAAGGCGGGTCCGGGGGCGCCCTGGCCATCGCCGTCGGCAACCGGGTGCTGATGATGGAGTATTCGGTCTATGCGGTCATCTCCCCCGAGGGGTGTGCCGCCATCCTCTGGGGCGACGGTTCCCAGGGGAATGTGGCCGCCGAAGCCCTGAAACTCACCGCTACCGATATCGACGAACTCGGCTGCGTCATCGACGACGTCGTCCCCGAGCCCCTCGGCGGTGCCCACAACGACATTCCCGGGGCGGCCGTCAGCCTCAAGGTCTACCTGAAAAAGCATCTGCTCGAGCTTAAGGCCCTCTCTCCCGAGGAACTGGTGGAACAGCGCTACCAGAAGTTCCGGGCCATGAGCCGGATCCAGGAATAG
- a CDS encoding septal ring lytic transglycosylase RlpA family protein: MSPPVIPLLLLALVISACGGPAYNTRVLDSPSTATLKGHQKPYTVNGQRYDPLLSHAGFIEDGLASWYGKDFHGKKTSNGETYDMYGISAAHKTLPLGVFVRVHNRNNGKEMVVRINDRGPFVKGRIIDLSYAAAKELDVVGPGTAPVRIEALGYQRRDPSGAISYNAPASYDSGHFAVQIGAFSLADNARRLAGEMEKRYGAAGVQTGTVNGALFHRVRVGSFRSLAVAETTRDELERSGYPGCFVVAQE; encoded by the coding sequence ATGTCCCCTCCTGTTATCCCCCTCCTCCTTCTTGCCCTGGTGATCTCTGCCTGCGGCGGGCCGGCCTATAATACCCGCGTCCTCGATTCGCCCTCCACCGCCACTCTCAAGGGTCACCAGAAACCGTACACGGTCAACGGCCAGCGCTACGATCCGCTCCTCAGTCACGCCGGTTTCATCGAGGATGGCCTGGCCAGCTGGTACGGTAAGGATTTTCACGGCAAAAAAACCAGCAATGGCGAAACCTACGACATGTACGGCATCTCCGCCGCCCACAAGACCCTCCCCCTCGGGGTCTTTGTGCGGGTGCACAACCGGAACAACGGCAAGGAGATGGTGGTGAGGATCAATGACCGCGGTCCCTTCGTCAAGGGGCGGATCATCGACCTCTCCTATGCTGCAGCCAAAGAGCTCGACGTGGTCGGCCCCGGGACGGCTCCTGTGCGCATCGAAGCCCTCGGCTACCAGAGGCGGGACCCTTCGGGGGCGATCAGCTACAATGCGCCGGCAAGCTACGATTCGGGTCATTTTGCCGTGCAGATCGGCGCCTTTTCCCTTGCCGACAATGCCCGGCGCCTCGCCGGGGAGATGGAGAAACGCTACGGCGCCGCCGGAGTGCAGACGGGGACGGTCAACGGCGCCCTCTTTCATCGGGTGCGGGTCGGCAGCTTCCGATCCCTCGCCGTGGCCGAGACGACCCGGGATGAGTTGGAGAGAAGCGGTTATCCGGGTTGCTTCGTGGTGGCGCAGGAATAG
- the tgt gene encoding tRNA guanosine(34) transglycosylase Tgt, which yields MFEFTLQCTDPGSAARRGRLETPHGVIETPIFMPVGTHGAVKAMTPAQVEETGAQIILSNTYHLHLKPGEGLVEKAGGLHKFMNWHRPILTDSGGFQVFSLPKKKITETGVYFRHEVTGEEIFLGPKEATTIQNALGADIIMAFDECIPYPATHAYSAKSIRTTLKWADECLKAHTRSDQALFGIVQGSVYEDLRRDCARELTAMDFPGYAIGGVSVGEGLELLKKVVDYTAPFLPENKPRYLMGVGLPEDILESVERGIDMFDCVIPTRYARSATLFTSRGKIRLTHRRYRRDFYPVDAACSCYCCRNFTRAYLHHLYNSNEILSAILAAIHNVHFYLEMMAGARRAIEEGNFKGYKEEFLGSYGFSDSDDG from the coding sequence ATGTTCGAGTTTACTCTGCAGTGCACCGACCCGGGGAGCGCCGCCCGCAGGGGTCGCCTCGAGACCCCGCACGGCGTCATCGAAACACCGATCTTCATGCCCGTCGGAACCCACGGCGCCGTGAAGGCCATGACCCCCGCCCAGGTCGAAGAGACCGGAGCCCAGATCATCCTCTCCAACACTTACCACCTGCACCTCAAGCCCGGCGAAGGTCTGGTGGAAAAAGCCGGCGGCCTGCACAAATTCATGAACTGGCACCGCCCGATTCTCACCGACAGCGGCGGCTTCCAGGTTTTTTCCCTGCCGAAGAAGAAGATTACCGAAACAGGGGTTTACTTCCGCCATGAAGTCACCGGCGAGGAGATCTTTCTCGGCCCGAAGGAAGCCACCACCATCCAGAACGCCCTCGGGGCCGACATCATCATGGCGTTCGACGAGTGCATCCCCTACCCCGCCACCCACGCCTATTCGGCAAAGTCGATCCGTACCACCTTGAAATGGGCCGATGAATGTCTCAAGGCCCACACGCGCAGCGACCAGGCGCTCTTCGGCATCGTCCAGGGGAGCGTCTACGAGGACCTGCGCCGGGATTGCGCCCGGGAGCTGACCGCCATGGATTTTCCCGGCTACGCCATCGGCGGGGTGAGCGTCGGCGAGGGACTCGAACTCCTCAAGAAGGTGGTCGACTACACGGCCCCCTTCCTGCCGGAAAACAAGCCGCGCTACCTCATGGGGGTCGGTCTCCCCGAGGATATCCTCGAGAGCGTCGAGCGGGGGATCGACATGTTCGACTGCGTCATTCCGACCCGCTACGCCCGCAGCGCCACCCTCTTTACCAGCCGCGGCAAGATCCGCCTCACCCATCGCCGCTACCGGCGCGATTTCTACCCGGTGGACGCCGCCTGCAGCTGCTACTGCTGCCGCAACTTCACCCGCGCCTACCTGCACCACCTCTACAATTCCAACGAGATCCTCTCGGCGATCCTGGCGGCGATCCACAACGTTCACTTCTATCTCGAAATGATGGCCGGAGCGCGACGGGCAATCGAAGAGGGGAATTTCAAAGGGTACAAGGAAGAGTTTCTCGGCAGCTACGGTTTTTCCGATTCCGACGACGGCTGA
- a CDS encoding succinate dehydrogenase cytochrome b subunit: MRWYKSSLGKKFLMAITGLAMVGFVFAHMAGNLTILWGADGLNAYAEHLRAFPPLLYAFRAVMVVAFLLHLYLGFSLYLENKAARPVAYFQKKNLRATFSSENMIWTGILLGSFAIYHLLHFTLHTLNPEFNQMVDVAGRFDVYQMVVVSFQKFSVALLYVAAMVVLLLHLRHGIQSFFQSLGLTNDATLPLLTTGGRWAAGLVAIGFLVAPVLVYFGALNL; encoded by the coding sequence ATGCGATGGTACAAAAGTTCACTAGGTAAGAAGTTTCTTATGGCAATCACGGGGCTGGCGATGGTTGGATTCGTCTTTGCCCACATGGCCGGAAACCTGACAATCCTCTGGGGAGCGGACGGACTCAACGCTTATGCCGAGCACCTGCGCGCCTTCCCGCCGCTCCTCTACGCCTTCCGGGCGGTTATGGTCGTGGCCTTCCTCCTTCATCTTTACCTCGGATTTTCCCTCTACCTCGAAAACAAGGCGGCCCGCCCGGTTGCCTATTTTCAAAAGAAGAATCTGCGCGCGACCTTCTCTTCAGAAAACATGATCTGGACCGGGATCCTCCTCGGGTCCTTCGCCATTTACCATCTGCTTCACTTCACCCTGCACACATTGAACCCCGAATTCAACCAGATGGTCGACGTCGCCGGCCGTTTCGATGTCTACCAGATGGTTGTGGTGAGTTTCCAGAAATTTTCCGTGGCCCTTCTCTACGTGGCCGCCATGGTCGTTCTGCTGCTGCACCTGCGTCACGGGATTCAGAGTTTCTTCCAGTCCCTCGGTCTGACCAACGATGCCACATTGCCCCTGCTGACCACCGGTGGTCGGTGGGCTGCCGGCCTCGTCGCGATCGGGTTCCTCGTCGCACCCGTTTTAGTCTACTTTGGCGCATTGAATCTCTAG
- a CDS encoding fumarate reductase/succinate dehydrogenase flavoprotein subunit, giving the protein MILDGKCPTGPIEKSWDKHRQDMKLVNPANKRKYKIIMVGTGLAGGAGAATLGELGYNVEAFCYQDSSRRAHSIAAQGGINAAKNYPNDGDSIFRLFYDTIKGGDFRAREADVWRLSQVSNNIIDQCVAQGVPFGRDYAGYLDNRSFGGAQVSRTFFARGQTGQQLLIGAYQALSRQVKEGTVKLHERKEMVDLVLVDGVAKGITVRNMITGEIESHWADAVCLATGGYVNVFYLSTNAMGCSVTANWKAAKKGAFFANPCYTQIHPTCIPQTGDHQSKLTLMSESLRNDGRIWVPKKKEDCEKQPHEIAEQDRDYYLERKYPSFGNLAPRDIASRAAKEQCDDGRGVGPGKRGVYLDFDDSIKRLGQKTIAERYGNLFDMYEKITDENGYQRPMRIYPAPHYAMGGLWVDYNLQSNIPGLFVLGEANFSVHGANRLGASALMQGLADGYFVIPYTIANYLAQVKPGEVKADHPEFKKSKEDAEGQTKKLLGINGKKTVTEFHRELGKIMWNNVGMARSEASLKEAIKRIPELREEFWTNVKVTGVGAEVNQQLENAGRVADFLEFGELLARDALHRDESCGGHFRTEHQTPDGEAMRDDENFCYVAAWEYKGTDKAPELHKEPLKFDNVHLAVRSYK; this is encoded by the coding sequence GTGATACTCGACGGCAAATGTCCTACTGGACCCATTGAAAAATCCTGGGATAAGCATCGCCAGGATATGAAGCTGGTCAACCCGGCCAACAAGCGCAAGTACAAGATCATCATGGTCGGTACCGGCCTTGCCGGCGGCGCAGGGGCCGCCACGCTCGGCGAACTCGGCTACAATGTCGAGGCGTTCTGCTACCAGGACAGCTCGCGGCGCGCCCACTCCATCGCTGCCCAGGGCGGCATCAACGCCGCAAAGAACTACCCCAACGACGGCGACAGCATCTTCCGCCTCTTTTACGACACCATCAAGGGGGGCGATTTCCGGGCCCGCGAGGCCGACGTCTGGCGTCTCTCCCAGGTTTCGAACAATATCATCGATCAGTGCGTCGCCCAGGGTGTCCCCTTCGGGCGCGACTACGCCGGATACCTCGACAATCGCTCTTTCGGCGGCGCCCAGGTTTCCCGGACCTTCTTCGCCCGCGGCCAGACCGGCCAGCAGCTGCTGATCGGCGCCTACCAGGCGCTCTCCCGCCAGGTCAAGGAAGGGACTGTCAAGCTCCACGAGCGCAAGGAGATGGTCGATCTGGTCCTGGTTGACGGAGTCGCCAAGGGGATCACCGTTCGCAACATGATCACCGGCGAAATCGAGTCCCACTGGGCCGACGCCGTCTGTCTGGCCACCGGCGGCTACGTCAACGTCTTTTACCTCTCGACCAACGCCATGGGCTGCAGCGTGACCGCGAACTGGAAGGCCGCCAAAAAAGGAGCCTTCTTCGCCAACCCCTGCTACACACAGATCCATCCGACCTGCATCCCCCAGACCGGCGATCATCAGTCGAAGCTGACCCTGATGTCCGAGTCGCTCCGCAACGACGGTCGCATCTGGGTGCCGAAAAAGAAGGAAGACTGCGAAAAACAGCCCCATGAAATCGCCGAGCAGGACCGCGATTACTACCTGGAGCGCAAGTACCCGAGCTTCGGCAACCTCGCTCCGCGCGACATCGCCTCCCGCGCCGCCAAGGAACAGTGCGACGACGGCCGCGGCGTCGGCCCCGGCAAGCGCGGGGTCTACCTCGATTTCGATGATTCCATCAAGCGTCTGGGCCAGAAGACGATCGCCGAACGCTACGGCAATCTCTTCGACATGTATGAAAAAATCACCGATGAAAACGGTTACCAGCGCCCGATGCGCATCTACCCGGCACCGCACTACGCCATGGGCGGGCTGTGGGTCGATTACAACCTGCAGAGCAACATCCCCGGGCTGTTCGTTCTCGGAGAGGCCAACTTCTCGGTCCACGGCGCCAACAGGCTCGGCGCTTCGGCCCTGATGCAGGGTCTGGCCGACGGCTACTTCGTCATCCCCTACACCATCGCCAACTATCTGGCCCAGGTCAAGCCGGGCGAAGTCAAGGCCGATCACCCCGAGTTCAAAAAATCCAAGGAGGATGCCGAAGGGCAGACGAAAAAACTCCTCGGCATCAACGGCAAGAAAACCGTCACCGAATTCCACCGTGAATTGGGCAAGATCATGTGGAACAACGTCGGCATGGCCCGCAGCGAAGCGAGTCTCAAGGAGGCCATCAAGCGTATTCCCGAACTGCGCGAAGAGTTCTGGACCAACGTCAAGGTCACCGGCGTAGGCGCCGAGGTCAACCAGCAGCTCGAGAACGCCGGTCGCGTCGCCGACTTCCTCGAATTCGGTGAACTCCTCGCCCGCGATGCTCTCCACCGCGACGAGTCCTGCGGCGGCCACTTCCGTACCGAGCATCAGACTCCGGATGGTGAGGCGATGCGCGACGACGAGAATTTCTGCTACGTCGCCGCCTGGGAGTACAAGGGAACTGACAAGGCACCCGAGCTGCACAAGGAGCCGCTGAAATTTGACAATGTCCATCTGGCCGTGAGGAGTTACAAATAA
- a CDS encoding succinate dehydrogenase/fumarate reductase iron-sulfur subunit codes for MNLTLHVWRQANAKDKGKLEKYAANDISPDMSFLEMLDVVNEDLIAKGIEPIVFDHDCREGICGTCSQVINGIAHGPDDLVTACQLHMRKFNDGDHIFLEPWRSRAFPVIKDLMVDRGAFDRIIQAYGYTSARTGGVPDGNAVTISKVNAERSMDAAACIGCGACVAACPNGSAMLFTAAKVAHLGLLPQGEVEAARRVRAMVEQMDKEGFGACTNHYECEAACPKGIKVTFISRMNRELAKTLPMAHI; via the coding sequence ATGAATTTGACACTGCACGTTTGGCGCCAGGCGAACGCCAAGGACAAGGGGAAGCTGGAGAAATACGCAGCGAACGATATCAGCCCCGACATGTCTTTTCTCGAAATGCTCGACGTCGTTAACGAAGACCTTATCGCCAAGGGGATCGAGCCGATCGTCTTCGACCACGACTGCCGCGAGGGGATCTGCGGGACCTGCTCTCAGGTCATCAACGGCATTGCCCATGGCCCCGATGATCTGGTCACGGCCTGCCAGCTGCATATGCGCAAATTCAACGATGGCGATCATATTTTCCTCGAGCCCTGGCGCTCCCGGGCTTTTCCTGTCATCAAGGACCTGATGGTCGACCGCGGCGCCTTCGACCGCATCATCCAGGCTTACGGCTACACCTCGGCCCGGACGGGTGGCGTTCCCGACGGCAACGCCGTGACCATCTCCAAGGTCAATGCCGAACGGTCGATGGATGCTGCTGCCTGTATCGGCTGCGGCGCCTGCGTGGCCGCCTGCCCCAACGGCTCGGCCATGCTCTTTACCGCCGCCAAGGTCGCTCACCTCGGTCTTCTCCCCCAGGGCGAAGTCGAAGCGGCACGCCGTGTCCGGGCGATGGTCGAGCAAATGGACAAGGAAGGGTTTGGTGCCTGCACCAACCACTATGAGTGCGAAGCAGCGTGCCCGAAAGGGATCAAGGTCACCTTCATCTCCCGGATGAACCGCGAACTGGCCAAGACCCTCCCCATGGCCCATATCTGA